One window of Klebsiella quasivariicola genomic DNA carries:
- the nusB gene encoding transcription antitermination factor NusB, with the protein MKPAARRRARECAVQALYSWQLSQNDIADVEYQFLAEQDVKDVDVLYFRELLSGVATNSAYLDGLMKPYLSRQLEELGQVEKAVLRIALFELSKRDDVPYKVAINEAIELAKTFGAEDSHKFVNGVLDKAAPVIRPHKK; encoded by the coding sequence GTGAAACCTGCTGCTCGTCGCCGCGCCCGTGAGTGTGCCGTTCAGGCGCTCTACTCCTGGCAGTTGTCCCAGAACGACATCGCTGATGTCGAATACCAGTTCCTGGCGGAACAGGACGTAAAAGATGTTGATGTTCTGTATTTCCGCGAACTGCTGTCCGGAGTGGCGACTAACAGCGCGTACCTCGACGGCCTGATGAAGCCCTACCTGTCCCGTCAGCTGGAAGAGCTGGGCCAGGTGGAAAAAGCGGTGCTGCGTATCGCGCTGTTTGAGCTGTCTAAACGTGATGACGTGCCGTATAAAGTGGCCATCAATGAAGCTATTGAACTGGCGAAAACCTTCGGCGCTGAAGATAGCCACAAGTTCGTTAACGGCGTGCTGGACAAAGCGGCTCCGGTAATTCGTCCCCACAAGAAGTAA
- the ribE gene encoding 6,7-dimethyl-8-ribityllumazine synthase, giving the protein MNIIEANVATPDARVAITIARFNNFINDSLLEGAIDALKRIGQVKDENITVVWVPGAYELPLAAGALAKTGKYDAVIALGTVIRGGTAHFEYVAGGASNGLAHVAQDSEIPVAFGVLTTESIEQAIERAGTKAGNKGAEAALTALEMINVLKAIKA; this is encoded by the coding sequence ATGAACATTATTGAAGCTAACGTTGCTACCCCGGACGCTCGCGTCGCCATCACCATTGCGCGTTTCAACAACTTTATCAATGACAGCCTGCTGGAAGGTGCGATTGACGCCCTGAAACGCATTGGTCAGGTAAAAGATGAAAACATCACCGTTGTTTGGGTTCCAGGCGCGTATGAGCTGCCGCTGGCGGCTGGCGCACTGGCGAAAACCGGCAAATATGACGCGGTGATCGCGCTGGGTACGGTGATTCGCGGCGGTACCGCCCACTTTGAATATGTGGCTGGCGGTGCCAGCAATGGCCTGGCGCATGTCGCCCAGGACAGTGAAATCCCGGTAGCCTTTGGTGTTCTGACCACTGAAAGTATTGAACAAGCCATCGAGCGCGCTGGCACCAAAGCCGGTAACAAAGGCGCAGAAGCTGCGCTGACCGCGCTGGAAATGATTAACGTATTGAAAGCCATCAAGGCCTGA
- the ribD gene encoding bifunctional diaminohydroxyphosphoribosylaminopyrimidine deaminase/5-amino-6-(5-phosphoribosylamino)uracil reductase RibD, with protein sequence MQDEMYMARALKLAARGRFTTHPNPNVGCVIVKDGEIVGEGFHYRAGEPHAEVHALRMAGEKARGATAYVTLEPCSHHGRTPPCCDALIAAGVSRVVAAMQDPNPQVAGRGLYRLQQAGIDVSHGLMMNEAEALNKGFLKRMRTGFPWIQLKMGASLDGRTAMASGESQWITSPQARRDVQRLRAQSHAILTSSATVLADDPALTVRWQELSADTQALYPEENLRQPLRVVIDSQNRVTPEHRIVQQAGETLFARLRADERQWPENVRTLLVPEHNGHLDLVLLMMLLGKQQMNSVWVEAGATLAGALLQAGLVDELIVYIAPKLLGSDARGLCALPGLEKLSQVPHFKFNEIRQVGPDVCLHLTTA encoded by the coding sequence ATGCAGGACGAAATGTACATGGCGCGTGCGCTGAAGCTCGCCGCGCGCGGACGCTTTACCACTCATCCTAATCCCAACGTTGGCTGCGTCATTGTAAAAGACGGCGAGATCGTCGGCGAGGGCTTTCACTATCGCGCCGGTGAGCCGCACGCCGAAGTGCACGCGCTACGCATGGCGGGCGAAAAGGCGCGAGGCGCCACCGCCTACGTCACCCTTGAACCCTGCAGCCACCACGGACGTACGCCGCCGTGCTGTGACGCGCTGATTGCCGCGGGCGTCAGCCGCGTGGTCGCGGCGATGCAGGATCCGAACCCGCAGGTGGCGGGGCGCGGTCTGTATCGTTTGCAGCAGGCCGGTATTGACGTCAGCCATGGGCTGATGATGAACGAAGCGGAAGCGCTGAATAAGGGCTTCCTGAAGCGGATGCGCACCGGTTTTCCGTGGATCCAACTGAAGATGGGCGCCTCGCTGGACGGCCGCACGGCGATGGCCAGCGGTGAAAGCCAGTGGATCACCTCCCCGCAGGCGCGACGCGACGTGCAGCGCCTGCGCGCCCAGAGCCATGCGATCCTCACCAGCAGCGCCACCGTGCTGGCGGACGATCCGGCGCTGACCGTGCGCTGGCAGGAGCTGAGCGCCGATACCCAGGCGCTTTATCCTGAAGAGAATTTACGCCAGCCGCTGCGCGTCGTCATCGACAGCCAGAACCGCGTCACGCCTGAGCACCGTATTGTGCAGCAGGCGGGAGAAACGCTGTTTGCCCGCCTGCGCGCGGATGAGCGCCAGTGGCCGGAAAACGTTCGCACGCTGCTGGTGCCGGAGCATAACGGCCATCTCGATCTGGTACTGCTGATGATGCTGCTCGGCAAACAGCAGATGAACAGCGTCTGGGTGGAGGCGGGGGCCACCCTGGCCGGGGCGTTGCTTCAGGCCGGTCTGGTGGATGAGCTTATCGTCTATATTGCGCCTAAACTGTTAGGCAGTGATGCGCGCGGTTTATGCGCGCTGCCGGGACTTGAGAAACTGAGCCAGGTCCCCCATTTTAAATTCAATGAGATACGTCAGGTTGGCCCGGATGTCTGCCTGCATTTAACCACTGCGTGA
- the nrdR gene encoding transcriptional regulator NrdR, producing MHCPFCFAVDTKVIDSRLVGEGSSVRRRRQCLVCNERFTTFEVAELVMPRVVKSNDVREPFNEDKLRSGMLKALEKRPVSADDVEMAVNHIKTHLRGTGEREVASKMIGNLVMEQLKKLDKVAYIRFASVYRSFEDIKEFGEEIARLQD from the coding sequence ATGCATTGCCCTTTCTGTTTCGCCGTGGATACCAAAGTGATCGACTCTCGTCTGGTGGGGGAAGGCTCTTCCGTGCGTCGCCGTCGGCAGTGTCTGGTCTGTAATGAACGCTTTACCACTTTCGAAGTGGCCGAGCTGGTGATGCCGCGGGTGGTGAAGAGTAACGATGTGCGCGAGCCCTTCAATGAAGACAAGCTGCGCAGCGGGATGCTGAAAGCGCTGGAGAAACGTCCGGTCAGCGCCGATGACGTGGAAATGGCGGTCAACCATATCAAGACCCATCTGCGTGGCACCGGCGAGCGCGAAGTGGCCAGCAAAATGATCGGCAACCTGGTGATGGAGCAGCTGAAAAAGCTGGATAAAGTCGCCTATATTCGCTTTGCGTCAGTCTATCGCAGTTTCGAAGACATCAAAGAATTCGGCGAAGAGATCGCCCGCTTACAGGACTAA
- a CDS encoding DUF3251 domain-containing protein, with protein sequence MTRRYLKLAIAGSLFTLTACAQQSEVRQMHQSVTTLSQEMTQLNQQTIKITQQNALNAKSTRGVYLLPEAKTPARLESQIGTLRMSVGSITPDGDGSRLTLRIQGESNDPLPAFTATVASGQITGTTHSYQEVNVQDQLISAPASTLAPSDVDIPLRLNVTPDKVGFIRVHDIQPAAQ encoded by the coding sequence ATGACAAGACGTTATCTGAAGCTCGCCATCGCGGGTAGTTTGTTCACCCTGACCGCCTGCGCCCAGCAAAGCGAAGTCCGCCAGATGCACCAGAGCGTGACCACGTTGAGCCAGGAGATGACCCAGCTCAATCAGCAAACCATCAAAATCACCCAGCAAAATGCGCTGAACGCCAAATCCACCCGCGGCGTTTATCTGCTGCCGGAGGCCAAAACCCCGGCGCGGCTGGAGAGCCAGATCGGCACCCTGCGCATGTCGGTGGGCAGCATTACGCCGGATGGCGACGGGTCACGCCTGACTTTACGCATTCAGGGTGAATCCAACGATCCGCTGCCGGCCTTTACCGCCACCGTCGCCTCCGGGCAGATCACTGGCACCACCCACAGCTATCAGGAAGTCAATGTTCAGGACCAGCTGATCAGCGCCCCGGCCAGCACCCTCGCCCCCAGCGATGTCGATATCCCGCTGCGCCTGAACGTGACCCCGGACAAAGTCGGTTTTATTCGCGTTCACGATATCCAGCCGGCCGCACAATAA
- a CDS encoding nucleoside-specific channel-forming protein Tsx codes for MKKTLLAAGAVVALSTSFTAGAAENDKPQYLSDWWHQSVNVVGSYHTRFGPQIRNDTYLEYEAFAKKDWFDFYGYIDAPVFFGGNSTAKGIWNKGSPLFMEIEPRFSIDKLTNTDLSFGPFKEWYFANNYIYDMGRNDSQEQSTWYMGLGTDIDTGLPMSLSLNIYAKYQWQNYGASNENEWDGYRFKVKYFVPLTDLWGGSLSYIGFTNFDWGSDLGDDNFYDLNGKHARTSNSIASSHILALNYAHWHYSIVARYFHNGGQWADDAKLNFGDGDFSVRSTGWGGYFVVGYNF; via the coding sequence ATGAAAAAAACATTACTGGCAGCGGGTGCGGTTGTGGCGCTCTCCACTTCTTTTACCGCGGGCGCGGCAGAAAACGACAAACCGCAATATCTGTCTGACTGGTGGCACCAGAGTGTTAACGTGGTAGGCAGCTACCACACCCGTTTTGGACCGCAGATCCGTAACGATACCTACCTGGAATACGAAGCGTTCGCCAAAAAAGACTGGTTTGATTTCTACGGCTACATCGATGCCCCGGTATTCTTCGGCGGCAACAGCACGGCAAAAGGTATCTGGAACAAAGGTTCCCCGCTGTTTATGGAGATCGAACCGCGTTTCTCTATCGATAAGCTGACCAATACCGATCTGAGCTTCGGGCCGTTCAAAGAGTGGTATTTCGCCAACAACTATATCTACGATATGGGCCGCAACGACTCCCAGGAGCAGAGCACCTGGTATATGGGTCTGGGTACCGATATTGATACCGGCCTGCCGATGAGCCTGTCGCTGAACATCTACGCCAAGTACCAGTGGCAGAACTACGGTGCGTCCAACGAAAACGAGTGGGACGGCTACCGTTTCAAAGTGAAATACTTTGTGCCGCTGACCGACCTGTGGGGCGGTTCGCTGAGCTATATCGGCTTCACCAACTTCGACTGGGGCTCTGACCTCGGCGATGACAACTTCTACGATCTGAACGGGAAGCACGCGCGCACCAGCAACTCTATCGCCTCCAGCCACATCCTGGCGCTGAACTACGCGCACTGGCACTACTCTATCGTCGCTCGTTACTTCCATAACGGCGGCCAGTGGGCTGACGATGCCAAGCTGAACTTCGGCGATGGCGATTTCAGCGTCCGCTCGACCGGCTGGGGTGGTTACTTCGTGGTTGGTTACAACTTCTAA
- a CDS encoding helix-turn-helix transcriptional regulator encodes MTRRADRLFQIVQILRGRRLTTAALLAERLGVSERTVYRDIRDLSLSGVPVEGEAGSGYRLLAGYDLPPLMLTTKESEALIAAIRLLKTWGGEALSQSLESAQEKMLAILPEARRRQAEQTRLFAPDLGAHRYAKTFFDVIHQAVSGQQVLALRYQDESGRVTERDVLPLGLFFWGERWLLVAWCELRNDYRNFRLDRCLAVRATERRFSECAERSLNDFLRKVRCEVREK; translated from the coding sequence ATGACCCGACGCGCCGACCGTTTATTTCAGATTGTGCAGATCCTGCGCGGCAGGCGGCTCACTACCGCCGCGCTGCTGGCGGAGCGGCTGGGCGTGTCGGAGCGCACCGTGTATCGCGATATTCGCGATCTCTCCCTCTCCGGCGTGCCGGTGGAGGGCGAGGCGGGCAGCGGCTACCGGCTACTGGCGGGCTACGATCTGCCGCCGCTGATGCTGACCACCAAAGAATCCGAAGCGCTGATCGCCGCGATTCGGCTGCTGAAAACCTGGGGCGGTGAGGCGCTGTCGCAATCGCTGGAATCCGCCCAGGAGAAGATGCTGGCGATCCTCCCGGAGGCGCGCCGGCGCCAGGCGGAGCAGACCCGCCTGTTTGCCCCCGATCTCGGCGCCCATCGCTATGCCAAAACCTTCTTTGACGTCATTCATCAGGCGGTCTCCGGCCAGCAGGTGCTGGCACTGCGCTATCAGGATGAGTCCGGTCGGGTGACCGAGCGCGACGTGCTGCCGCTGGGGCTGTTTTTCTGGGGGGAGCGCTGGCTGCTGGTGGCCTGGTGCGAGCTGCGTAATGATTATCGTAACTTTCGCCTCGACCGCTGTCTGGCGGTCAGGGCGACCGAACGTCGATTCAGCGAGTGCGCCGAACGCTCATTAAACGATTTTTTGCGCAAAGTCCGCTGCGAGGTGCGGGAGAAATAA
- a CDS encoding VOC family protein, which translates to MNNVINWFEIPVADMDRAVAFYEPVMQVTLRRETMDCAELAVFPHQDPAPGGALAKFDGIAPSAQGAIIYLHTDHLAATLDRVASAGGACVFGPLTLPNDIGTIALFTDSEGNRVGLHQPA; encoded by the coding sequence ATGAATAACGTGATTAACTGGTTTGAAATTCCGGTCGCCGATATGGATCGCGCCGTCGCGTTTTATGAGCCGGTGATGCAGGTGACGCTGCGTCGCGAAACCATGGACTGCGCCGAGCTGGCGGTGTTCCCGCATCAGGATCCGGCCCCCGGTGGCGCGCTGGCCAAATTCGACGGTATCGCGCCTTCGGCGCAGGGCGCTATTATTTACCTGCATACTGACCATCTTGCCGCCACGCTGGATCGCGTTGCCTCGGCGGGTGGGGCCTGTGTCTTCGGCCCGCTGACGCTGCCGAATGATATTGGCACCATCGCGCTGTTTACCGACAGCGAGGGCAACCGCGTTGGCCTGCACCAGCCAGCTTAA
- the secF gene encoding protein translocase subunit SecF: protein MAQEYTVEQLNHGRKVWDFMRWDYWAFGISGFLLIVSIAIIGVRGFNWGLDFTGGTVIEITLEKPVDLDQMRDALQKAGFEEPQVQNFGSSRDIMVRMPPVHDANGSQELGSKVVTVINESTSQNAAVKRIEFVGPSVGADLAQTGALALIAALVCILIYVGFRFEWRLAAGVVIALAHDVVITMGVLSLFHIEIDLTIVASLMSVIGYSLNDSIVVSDRIRENFRKIRRGTPYEIFNVSLTQTLHRTLITSGTTLMVILMLFLFGGPILEGFSLTMLIGVSIGTASSIYVASALALKLGMKREHLIQQKVEKEGADQPSILP, encoded by the coding sequence GTGGCACAGGAATATACTGTTGAACAATTGAACCACGGCCGTAAAGTCTGGGACTTTATGCGCTGGGACTACTGGGCCTTCGGCATTTCAGGTTTTCTGCTGATTGTGTCGATCGCCATCATCGGCGTTCGTGGGTTTAACTGGGGTCTCGATTTCACCGGCGGTACGGTGATTGAAATTACCCTTGAGAAACCGGTCGATCTGGACCAGATGCGTGATGCGCTGCAGAAAGCGGGTTTTGAAGAGCCGCAGGTGCAGAACTTCGGTAGCAGCCGCGACATCATGGTACGTATGCCGCCGGTGCATGACGCCAACGGCAGCCAGGAGCTGGGCAGCAAGGTCGTGACGGTGATTAACGAATCGACCAGTCAGAACGCGGCGGTGAAGCGTATTGAGTTTGTCGGCCCAAGCGTCGGTGCGGACCTCGCGCAAACCGGCGCCCTGGCGCTGATTGCGGCGCTGGTCTGTATCCTGATCTACGTCGGCTTCCGCTTCGAATGGCGTCTGGCGGCCGGGGTGGTTATCGCCCTGGCGCACGACGTGGTGATCACTATGGGCGTGCTGTCGCTGTTCCATATCGAGATCGACCTGACCATCGTGGCCTCGTTGATGTCGGTTATCGGCTACTCGCTGAACGACAGTATCGTGGTATCGGACCGTATCCGTGAAAACTTCCGTAAGATCCGCCGCGGTACGCCGTACGAGATCTTTAACGTGTCGTTGACCCAGACGCTGCACCGTACCTTGATCACCTCTGGTACCACTTTGATGGTGATCCTGATGCTGTTCCTGTTCGGCGGCCCGATTCTGGAAGGCTTCTCGCTGACCATGCTGATCGGTGTCTCCATCGGTACGGCTTCTTCTATCTACGTCGCCTCCGCGCTGGCGTTGAAGCTGGGCATGAAGCGCGAGCATCTGATCCAGCAGAAGGTCGAGAAAGAAGGGGCGGATCAGCCGTCTATTCTGCCGTAA
- the secD gene encoding protein translocase subunit SecD: protein MLNRYPLWKYVMLVVVIVVGLIYALPNLYGEDPAVQITGARGVAASEQTLIQVQKTLQEEKITAKSVALEEGAILARFDTTDTQLRAREALLTVLGDKYVVALNLAPATPRWLAALYAEPMKLGLDLRGGVHFLMEVDMDTALGKLQEQNIDSLRSELRDKGIPYATVRKEDNYGLSIVFRDSAARDQAISYLSPRHRDLVISSQGDNSLKAVMTDERLKEAREYAVQQNINILRNRVNQLGVAEPLVQRQGADRIVVELPGIQDTARAKEILGATATLEFRLVNTNVDQSAAASGRVPGDSEVKQTREGQPVVLYKRVILTGDHITDSTSSMDEYNQPQVNISLDSAGGNIMSNFTKDNIGKPMATLFVEYKDSGKKDANGRAILAKEEEVINIANIQSRLGNSFRITGISNPTEARQLSLLLRAGALIAPIQIVEERTIGPTLGMQNIKQGLEACLAGLVVSILFMILFYKKFGLIATSALIANLVLIVGIMSLIPGATLTMPGIAGIVLTLAVAVDANVLINERIKEELSNGRTVQQAIDEGYRGAFSSIFDANVTTLIKVIILYAVGTGAIKGFAITTGIGIATSMFTAIVGTRAIVNLLYGGKRVKKLSI, encoded by the coding sequence GTGTTAAACCGTTATCCTTTGTGGAAGTACGTCATGCTGGTCGTCGTCATTGTCGTCGGCCTGATCTATGCGCTTCCCAACCTGTATGGTGAGGATCCGGCTGTTCAAATCACTGGCGCGCGCGGCGTCGCCGCCAGTGAGCAAACGCTGATCCAGGTCCAGAAAACTTTACAAGAAGAAAAAATAACCGCGAAGTCTGTGGCTCTGGAAGAGGGCGCTATTCTTGCGCGCTTCGACACCACTGATACCCAGCTGCGTGCGCGTGAAGCGCTGCTTACCGTGCTGGGTGACAAATACGTCGTGGCGCTAAACCTTGCTCCGGCAACCCCACGCTGGCTGGCGGCACTCTATGCCGAGCCAATGAAGCTGGGTCTTGATCTGCGCGGCGGCGTGCACTTCCTGATGGAAGTGGATATGGACACCGCGTTAGGCAAACTGCAGGAACAGAACATCGATAGCCTGCGCAGCGAACTGCGCGACAAAGGCATTCCTTACGCGACCGTGCGTAAAGAAGACAACTACGGTCTGAGCATCGTCTTCCGCGACAGCGCGGCGCGCGACCAGGCTATCTCTTATCTCAGCCCTCGCCATCGCGATCTGGTTATCTCCTCTCAGGGTGACAACAGCCTGAAAGCGGTGATGACCGATGAGCGCCTGAAAGAAGCCCGTGAGTATGCGGTTCAGCAGAACATTAATATCCTGCGTAACCGTGTTAACCAGCTGGGCGTCGCCGAGCCGCTGGTTCAGCGTCAGGGCGCTGACCGCATCGTGGTTGAGCTGCCGGGTATCCAGGATACCGCGCGGGCGAAGGAGATCCTTGGCGCGACCGCGACCCTCGAGTTCCGTCTGGTCAATACTAACGTGGACCAGTCCGCTGCCGCCTCTGGCCGCGTACCGGGCGACTCGGAAGTGAAGCAGACGCGTGAAGGCCAGCCGGTGGTGCTGTACAAACGCGTGATCCTGACCGGTGACCATATCACCGACTCCACCTCCAGCATGGATGAGTACAACCAGCCGCAGGTTAACATCTCGCTGGACAGTGCGGGCGGGAACATCATGTCTAACTTCACCAAGGACAACATCGGTAAACCGATGGCGACCCTGTTCGTGGAGTATAAAGACAGCGGTAAGAAAGATGCCAACGGTCGCGCTATCCTGGCGAAAGAGGAAGAGGTGATTAACATCGCCAACATCCAGTCGCGTCTGGGTAACAGCTTCCGTATTACCGGTATCAGCAACCCGACCGAGGCGCGCCAGCTGTCGCTGCTGCTGCGTGCCGGCGCGCTGATTGCGCCGATTCAGATCGTCGAAGAGCGGACTATCGGCCCAACCCTGGGGATGCAGAACATCAAGCAGGGTCTGGAAGCCTGTCTGGCCGGTCTGGTGGTCTCTATCCTGTTCATGATCCTCTTCTATAAGAAGTTCGGTCTGATCGCGACTTCGGCGCTGATTGCCAACCTGGTGCTGATTGTCGGCATTATGTCCCTGATCCCGGGGGCGACGCTGACCATGCCGGGCATCGCGGGTATCGTGTTAACCCTTGCGGTGGCGGTCGATGCTAACGTACTGATCAACGAGCGTATCAAAGAAGAACTGAGCAACGGGCGTACCGTTCAGCAGGCGATTGACGAAGGTTATCGCGGCGCGTTCAGTTCGATCTTCGACGCCAACGTGACGACGCTTATCAAAGTGATCATCCTGTACGCCGTCGGTACCGGTGCCATTAAAGGGTTTGCGATTACCACCGGTATCGGTATCGCGACCTCAATGTTTACCGCTATCGTCGGCACCCGTGCCATCGTGAACCTGCTGTACGGCGGCAAGCGCGTTAAAAAGCTGTCTATCTGA
- the yajC gene encoding preprotein translocase subunit YajC, with translation MSFFISDAVAATGAPAQGSPMSLILMLVVFGLIFYFMILRPQQKRTKEHKNLMNSIAKGDEVLTNGGLVGRVTKVAETGYIAIALNDTTEVVIKRDFVAAVLPKGTMKAL, from the coding sequence ATGAGCTTTTTTATTTCTGATGCGGTAGCGGCAACGGGTGCACCGGCGCAGGGCAGCCCGATGTCTCTGATTCTGATGCTGGTGGTGTTCGGTCTGATTTTTTACTTCATGATCCTGCGTCCACAGCAGAAGCGCACCAAGGAACACAAGAACCTGATGAACTCCATCGCCAAAGGCGATGAAGTGCTGACCAACGGCGGTCTGGTCGGTCGCGTGACCAAAGTAGCGGAAACTGGCTACATTGCTATCGCGCTGAACGATACCACTGAAGTGGTTATCAAACGTGACTTCGTTGCTGCCGTTCTGCCGAAAGGCACCATGAAGGCGCTGTAA
- the tgt gene encoding tRNA guanosine(34) transglycosylase Tgt: protein MKFELDTTDGRARRGRLVFERGVVETPAFMPVGTYGTVKGMTPEEVEATGAQIILGNTFHLWLRPGQEIMKLHGDLHDFMQWKGPILTDSGGFQVFSLGDIRKITEQGVHFRNPINGDPIFLDPEKSMEIQYDLGSDIVMIFDECTPYPADWDYAKRSMEMSLRWAKRSRDRFDSLGNKNALFGIIQGSVYEDLRDISVKGLVEIGFDGYAVGGLAVGEPKEDMHRILEHVCPQIPADKPRYLMGVGKPEDLVEGVRRGIDMFDCVMPTRNARNGHLFVTDGVVKIRNAKHKSDTAPLDAECDCYTCRNYSRAYLHHLDRCNEILGARLNTIHNLRYYQRLMAGLRKAIEEGKLESFVTDFYQRQGRTVPPLNVD from the coding sequence ATGAAATTTGAACTGGATACCACCGACGGTCGCGCCCGCCGCGGTCGCCTGGTGTTTGAGCGCGGCGTGGTGGAAACACCGGCCTTTATGCCCGTTGGCACCTACGGCACCGTCAAAGGGATGACGCCGGAAGAGGTGGAAGCCACCGGCGCGCAGATTATTCTCGGCAACACCTTCCACCTGTGGCTGCGCCCGGGTCAGGAGATCATGAAGCTGCATGGCGATCTGCACGATTTTATGCAGTGGAAAGGACCGATCCTGACCGACTCCGGCGGCTTCCAGGTGTTCAGCCTTGGCGATATCCGTAAGATCACCGAGCAGGGCGTCCATTTCCGCAACCCGATCAACGGCGATCCTATTTTCCTCGATCCGGAAAAATCGATGGAGATTCAATACGATCTCGGTTCCGACATCGTGATGATCTTCGACGAATGTACGCCGTACCCGGCGGACTGGGACTACGCCAAGCGTTCGATGGAAATGTCTCTGCGCTGGGCGAAGCGCAGCCGCGACCGTTTCGATAGCCTCGGCAATAAAAACGCGCTGTTCGGCATTATTCAGGGTAGCGTTTACGAAGATTTACGCGATATCTCGGTGAAAGGTCTGGTAGAGATTGGCTTTGATGGCTACGCTGTCGGCGGTTTGGCGGTCGGTGAGCCGAAGGAAGACATGCATCGCATTCTGGAGCACGTCTGCCCGCAGATCCCGGCCGATAAACCACGATACCTGATGGGCGTCGGGAAGCCGGAAGATCTGGTGGAAGGGGTACGTCGCGGTATCGATATGTTCGACTGCGTCATGCCGACGCGCAACGCGCGTAACGGCCACCTGTTCGTCACCGACGGCGTGGTGAAAATCCGCAACGCGAAGCACAAAAGCGATACCGCACCGCTGGACGCCGAGTGTGATTGCTATACATGTCGCAATTATTCACGCGCTTACTTGCATCACCTCGATCGTTGCAACGAAATATTGGGCGCGCGTCTCAATACCATTCATAACCTGCGCTACTATCAGCGTTTAATGGCTGGTTTACGCAAGGCTATCGAAGAGGGTAAATTAGAGAGCTTCGTGACCGATTTTTACCAACGTCAGGGGCGCACCGTGCCTCCTTTGAACGTTGATTAA
- the queA gene encoding tRNA preQ1(34) S-adenosylmethionine ribosyltransferase-isomerase QueA gives MRVTDFAFELPESLIAHYPMPERSSCRLLSLDGPTGALTHGTFTDILDKLNPGDLLVFNNTRVIPARLFGRKASGGKIEVLVERMLDDKRILAHIRASKAPKPGAELLLGDDESIKATMLARHGALFEVEFNDERPVLEILNGIGHMPLPPYIDRPDEDADRELYQTVYGTRPGAVAAPTAGLHFDEPLLDKLRAKGVEMAFVTLHVGAGTFQPVRVDSIEEHTMHSEYAEVPQEVVDAVLAAKARGNRVIAVGTTSVRSLESAAQAAKDALIAPFFDDTQIFIYPGYQYQVIDALVTNFHLPESTLIMLVSAFAGYQHTMNAYKVAVEQKYRFFSYGDAMFITYNPQAISERP, from the coding sequence ATGCGCGTTACCGATTTTGCTTTTGAACTACCCGAATCCCTGATTGCCCACTATCCGATGCCTGAGCGCAGTAGCTGTCGCTTGCTCTCCCTGGACGGGCCGACGGGCGCGCTGACGCATGGCACCTTCACCGACATTCTCGATAAGCTTAATCCAGGCGATCTGCTGGTGTTTAACAACACCCGGGTGATCCCGGCGCGTCTGTTCGGTCGTAAGGCCAGCGGCGGCAAGATTGAAGTGCTGGTGGAGCGGATGCTGGATGATAAGCGCATCCTGGCCCATATTCGCGCCTCGAAAGCGCCTAAGCCGGGCGCCGAGCTGCTGCTGGGGGATGACGAGAGCATTAAGGCCACCATGCTGGCGCGTCACGGCGCGCTGTTTGAAGTGGAATTTAACGACGAGCGCCCGGTGCTGGAGATCCTCAACGGGATCGGCCATATGCCGCTGCCGCCCTATATTGACCGCCCGGACGAAGACGCCGACCGCGAGCTCTATCAAACTGTCTACGGCACCAGGCCGGGCGCGGTAGCCGCCCCGACCGCCGGTCTGCATTTCGACGAACCGCTGCTGGACAAACTGCGCGCCAAAGGCGTTGAGATGGCGTTTGTTACCCTGCACGTGGGCGCCGGCACCTTCCAGCCGGTGCGCGTCGACAGCATTGAAGAGCACACCATGCACTCCGAATATGCCGAAGTTCCACAGGAGGTGGTCGATGCGGTGCTGGCGGCAAAAGCGCGTGGCAACCGCGTGATCGCGGTAGGCACAACGTCGGTACGCTCGCTGGAGAGCGCGGCGCAGGCGGCGAAAGACGCGCTGATCGCGCCATTCTTCGACGATACGCAGATTTTCATCTATCCGGGTTATCAGTACCAGGTGATTGATGCGCTGGTGACCAACTTCCATCTCCCTGAATCCACACTGATTATGCTGGTGTCGGCGTTTGCGGGTTATCAGCACACCATGAACGCCTACAAGGTGGCGGTTGAGCAAAAATATCGCTTTTTTAGCTACGGGGATGCGATGTTTATCACGTACAATCCGCAGGCTATTTCTGAGCGTCCCTAA